In Vibrio pomeroyi, the genomic window GTTCAACGTCGTTTGCCATCGCGGTTGGTGCAGTCAATGCCAAGCTCATAGCAGCCACTGAAAGGAGATGTGTCTTGGTCTTTAATTTATTGAGCACGTTTAAGTTGTTCATAATAAGTTCTTTATATTTTCTTTTGTATCGCGAAGATACTCAGTGAGCAGTCCGTTCGCATTGTGAGTTCGAGTCGATAGAGAGGCTTAGCTCTGATTGTTTAGTCTTATCGGTCAGAAGCCAAACCTCGTGAAAATTGAGTCTTGTTTTAGCCATCGTCAGTGAGCAATTGAGTCGCTGGTATTCCGTTTTCTTGAAGAAATGAAAGCAGCTTCACTAAGTTTTCAACGTTGGCGGCTTTATCCGCGCCAATGATGATCGGCTTTTTATCTGTTGAACCTGTCTCTTCTAACAAGGCAATCTTGAAGTTTTCCCAGTCGATGTACTCTTGGCCGTTAATCGCCCAGTAGGGTTCATGGTCTAGAATGTTGACGCTAATCGAGTCTTTGTGGACTTCAGAAACGTTTTTAACGTCAGAACTAGGCAGTTCAATTTCTAGTGACTCCAGCTTTACTGATGCTGTAAGCAATAGAAAAACCATCACGATAAAAATGATGTCGAGCAGCGGTGTTAAGTCCGGCGCTAGGCTCTGTGAGTGAGATGAGTGGGGCGTCTTAATCATGCTTGGCTCACATCACCGATAGAGGTTTTGTTGACAGGCTTACCTTGAGTATCATCGGATTGATTGGTTTGAATCGACATGCCTTCTAGCCACACATTCACATAGTTCAGGGTATGTTCTAGCTGAGCAAGCACTCGGTCAGCCCAAAGGCCTAATAGCTGTGCGCCTGAAATTGCAGGAAGTGCGATCATCAAGCCTGCAGCCGTCGTTCTCATAGCTAAGCCAAGACCGTCTGCTAGGTCGTTCGGTGTGATGCTGCCAGTAGTCGCGGCAACACCTTTGAACATTTCAATAAGGCCAAGTACCGTGCCAAGCAGTCCAATCAGCGGGCTAATCACACCGATTAAACCAAGCAGTCTTAGACCAGCGTGCAATTGGTGGCGTTTCTCTTGTAGCCAGATCCCAGCTGCATCTTCACGTAAACCTTTTGAGAAAGAGTGGTGAGCAAGCAACATCGACACGCCCTTGTACAATAGCGGTCGTTTACCTGAAATCGACTGAGCGAGCGCTTCAATCTCTTTGCTGTTGGTTGGCGAGATCTGATTGAGCTCACGACGAATGGCACGTTTGCCAACGCCAATGCTTAACATAACTTGGAAGACACGTTCTGCGATGATCATTGCTGTTAATGCAGAGCAGATAAGAAGAGGCCAAGTCATTAAGCCCAGTTGATCTTGTAAGTAACTGATTTGTTGCATGATTAATCCAACCTAAAACGAACAGGTATTTGTACTCGGTGAGCAATCGCTCGACCATTGACAGTATGAGGTGAGAATTTCCATTGTTTAATGGCGTCTAAAGCGGCGTTATCGAGCATTAGTGCGCCTGATGAATTTACTAATGCTTGTTTAATTTGTTTGCCTTCAGCGTCTAACCAGATCTCATAAGTTGCAACACCTTCAACGCCACGGCGTCTGGCTTGGCGCGGGTAATTCGGCGGTGTAGGGCGTGCAGAGAAAGAAGGCTTAGTGACTAGCACTGGCTCTTGGTTTGATACGCCTTGGTTTACTTCCTGAGGCTGGTTGGCAGACTCGTCCATATTTTTATCGACTTTCTTGTCGGCCAGCTTCTCTGGTTGAGTGGCTGGTTCTGGGCGTTCTTTCTTCACGACCTTTTTCTCAGTCACAGGTTTCTTTTGAACCAGCTTCTTCTCGACTTTCTTTTCAACAACCTTTTTCTCTACTTTCTTCGGTTGAGGCTTATTGGTGATCGCTTTTTTCTTTGGTGTCGGTTTGGCCTGCTTTGGCTCAACGGCTTTCGGCTCAACAGGTTTAGGTTCGGCTTGTGAAACCACCTCCTCAATTGGTTTTGGTTCAACGGGTTCTGTAACCGTTTTTTGCTGGGCTTGAGAAGGAGCGCTTTTAGGCGTGAAATTGATCGATACCGTGTTCGATTGGCTACCTGCAGGCATCGCAAACACTTTGGATTCTTGAGCGACAAACAATAGCGCCGCATGAATCACCAAAGATGCACCGCCTGCAATAACATATCTAGGAACGTTCACAATCAATCCTTTACCAAATCAAAATTCTGTATCGGATTATTGCTTAGAATCTAAATAAGATCAATTATCAATTGCATTATCATTTGGCTCTATTTATGATTCTCTCAGTTTTTAGCGAATAGTCTTCCAGACTTTGCTATGTAAGTGTTTAGAGAGATTATATGAATCTTAATATTTATAAATTTGACGAATCAATCTTGGGTGTTTCTAGCCCTGATCCGCTTCGTTTTGCGTTTGCGAAAAAGCATTCTGCACATGCCGGAGGAAGTTCAATTCCGGTCGACCCGAGCAAGAAGTTGGAGCTCTTTGATGAACTGATGCTAAGCGAAGGGAAGAAACAGGATAAGCGTTGCTTGTATATCCACATTCCTTTCTGCCGTGTGCGCTGTACGTTCTGTAACTTCTTCCAAAATGCCGCAAGCCGCAAATTAGTGGATGAGTACTTCGATGCTCTGATGGTTGAGTTGAAGCAAAAAGCCAAAACGCCTTGGGCTCAGTCTGGATTATTTCACGCCGTCTACATTGGCGGTGGAACACCTACCGATCTATCGCCTCAACAAGTAGAGCAATTAGGTAAGGCTATTCGCCAATATTTCCCTTTAGCAAACGATGTGGAAATGACTTTAGAAGGGCGCATCAATCGCTTTGGCGACGAGATGTTTGATCGCGCGCTTGAAGGTGGTTTCAACCGTTTCTCCTTTGGTATTCAAAGTTTCAACACTCAAGTTCGACGCAGCGCTAAGCGCCTAGATGACCGAGAGGTTGTGTTGGAACGTATCAGTGCTTTGAGCCGTACTGAGCAAGCGCCCATCGTTCTGGATTTGTTGTACGGATTACCATACCAGTCTATGGAAGTGTTCCAACAAGATTTAGAAGACTACATGTCTACTGGTGCACACGGTATTGACCTCTACCAACTGATTGTTGGGGGTAATGCACCTATGCTTAATCTTGTTGAGAAAGGAAAAATCCCACCGCCGGCCAATACGCCTGATAAGGCGAGCATGTACTTGGCGGGTGTTGAGTTCATGGCTAAGCACAAGGTTAAACAGCTGAGTGTGAATCACTGGACTCGCGATAACCGCGAACGCAGCATTTACAACAGCTTAGCCAAAACTTATGCCGACGTGCTTCCAATTGGTTGTGGTGCTGGTGGCAACATTGGCGGCCACGGTGTGATGCAACATCGAACTTTAGACAGCTACATGGAGTCTATAAAACAAGGTCAGTTGCCGATTGCCATGATGACGAAGCAAAGCTCATTAGAGCCAATCTTCTCGACATTAAAGGCAGGCTTTGATTCTGGTGTTGTTAGAAGAAGTACGTTGCCGACCTTTATGGGGCAAGACACGTTCGATTACTTAAAGCCTCTGTTCTCACATTGGGAAAAGAATGGCTTGGTTGAGCTTTCGGAAGATTACCTGAGCCTGACTATTGCTGGCAGCTTCTGGGCAGTAAGCCTCGCTCAGAGTGTGATTCAAGTACTTAACGCTGAATATCAAGCAATGCACCCAGCGCCCAAAGCATCAGGTTCGGGCGTTCATCCGCATGCAAGCTTGAAGCACGCTTAATATCGAATTTTAAATTTAGAACTTACGTAAATTACTCGTTTATACGGAAACATATTCAATGACAGATACAACATTAGAAATGACAGAAACTTTAGAACAATGTGTTGCTCGCATTCTAGAAGAAGAGCCAAAACTGCTTCCTACTGCGATTGCTGAGAAGCTCGGTGTTTCAGAGGTTGAAGTGGTTGCTGCTTTTCCAAACGACATGGCAGTGATGTTAGATGGCAGCCGTGCTCAAGAAATTCTTGAAGGTTTAGTGGGTTGGGGCCCAGTGACTACAATCGTGCATTCATTCGGCTCAATCTTTGAAGTAAAAGCGCCGTTCCCCAAAGGTAAAGTAGCACGTGGTTACTACAACCTGATGGGCAAAGAGGGCGAGCTTCATGGCCACCTGAAACTCGACAACGTTAAACAGATCGGTTTGGTGAGCAAAGCATTCATGGGCCGTGAAAGTCATTACTTCGGTTTCTTCAGTGAAACGGGCGAGAACATTTTTAAGATCTACCTAGGCCGCAATGAAAAGCGTGAGCTTATTGCCGACCAAGTAGAACGCTTCAAAGCGCTAAAAGCACAAGCTTAAACAGAATCAGCAGTAATAGTTTATAAGACATCAATGCTCGAGGATCGTTTAGTTCGCTAATGATCGCTCAACCTCGAGCAAAAATAATAAATCAGAGAAAGTGAATAAAGGAATTACCCATGGAACAGCAAGTAAAACAAGAACGTCTACAAGGTCGCCTAGGTCCAGAAATTAAAGAATTTCGCCAAGAGCGCCGTACCATTCAACTTGCAACGGTTGATGAAGAAGGTCGCCCAAACGTAAGTTACGCACCTTTCGTTCAGAACCAAGAAGGTTACTTTGTTCTAATTTCTGATATTGCTCGTCATGCTCGTAACTTGAAAGCAAACCCTCAAGTGTCTTTGATGATGATTGAAGACGAAGAGAGCTCGAAGCAGCTTTACGCACGTAAGCGTCTAACATTTGATGCGCAAGCGAGCGTTGTAGAACGTGAAACGGAACTTTGGACTCAAGTTATCGGCCAGATGCAAGAGCGTTTCGGCGAGATCATCGATGGTCTGAGCCAGCTTCAAGATTTCTCTCTGTTCAACCTTAAAGCAGAGAACGGCCTGTTCGTTAAAGGCTTTGGTCAGGCATACCAAGTATCGGGTGACGATCTAGTAGACTTCGTTCACCTGCAAGAAGGCCACAAAAAAGTATCTAACGAGTAATCTCGTTTAACTGGTTATTTAAGAAGCCCTCCTGTGAGAGGGCTTTTTTACGTCTTAAAATCGTTGCAGACACACTGGCTATTGATGTGAGAAAAAGCAGACTAAATCAAGGAGTTTGGTATATTGGCGTCTGATTAATATTTATGTGTAAGGATCGCTACGTGAAACCAGTAAGTCGAGATTGGGACGAGTTCTGTTACCCGTTCATTTATGAAGATAGTCCTATCTGTGATTTTGAGATTCTGTCGGACGAACTTTGCTGCCGAGTTGGATTGGTGCTGTCTTTGGAATTGGAGCCACAAGTTCGCGAGATCCTGCAACGCCTGCAGCCGAACATCTATCATTTGAATGGTTCCGTGCGTGGGAAGTTAGCGATCACTGAATCCGAACTGGTCGAACTTAAGCAAGATTACCACCGTATCCGTGAGCAGCTAGAAGGTGGCTTCAAAGGGTTCGTATTACCTGGTGGAAATCGAGTATCGAGTGAGCTTCATTTGTGTCGTTGTCAGGCGAAGAAAGTGGTGCGAGCTTTGGTGAGCATTGAGCACTATGAAAGTAAAAAGTCACCCGATCCGATTCTTTTTAAATACGCTAACTTAGTCGCGAACACACTGTATGCATTGGCGTCTTTCACTAACCATGTCAATGAGGTCGAGGAAGTGGAATTCGTGAGTAAGAGCTATTCGATGCCCAAAAGCTCTATGCCGAAAGAGAAAGGCTAACGATTAGCTCTATTTTGGTTAAGAGATGAAAAACTAAGAATTGAAGAAGCTAAACCATTGAGCATGATGCTGGTTTAGCTTCGTGAAGAGTCCTAAGCAGCCGTAGAGGCGTCGTTTAAGACTTTTGCGCCGCGTAGCATGGCTTCGATTAACTCACCCGCATTGAACTTCTCAAGCGCTTCGTGGGCACCTACCTGATTAGCACGATCCACACAGATCTCACTTGAAAGTGAGGTATGCAAAATACAGTAAGCATGGCTCAATGCACTGTCGTTTTGTACTTCAAATGCAAGCTCGTAGCCATCCAGTCCCGGCATCTCAATGTCACTCACAAGAAGGTCGATTGCTTTGCCGACGCTAGCTTGGCGTCGCATGAGATCAATCGCATCTAAACCGTTATTACAGATGCTATAAGGAATGTTGATGCTATCTAGGGCATCAGATAACTGCTTACGCGCAATTAAAGAGTCATCCACCAATAAGATGTTTAGCGCTTTGAGTCGCTCCCTTTCTACATCGGTCAGCATTGGAATATGCGCATTCTCATAATCTGGGTAGATCTTAGAGAGCAGTAATTCGACATCGAGCATTTGGACGATGCGATCTTCAAAGCGAGTAATGCCCGTCACAAATACATTGCGACCGACACTTGCTGGTGGCGATTCAATACTCTTCCAATCACATTCAATGATTTTGTCGATTGAGCGAACCAAGAATGCCACGACCGTTCTTAAACAATCGGTCACTATGAGCACACAGTCATTGTATTCAGAAGGAGTGATCGGGCGAAAGCCAATCGCAGCAGACATATCAATCACAGGAACGGTAAGATCGCGAATGGTCACGGTGCCAATCACATGGTGATGAGAATAGGGGATTTGGGTCATCGGTTGAAAAGGAACGATTTCCCTGACTTTAAGCGTGCCAATCGCAAAACTTTGAGTGAGGGACAATTTGAACATCAACATTCCCTGTGACTGACTCGCTTTACTGATCGGTTTGGCCATAATTGGCTCCTATTTACTACACGCTTAATTTATAAAGAATAATTTAAAGGGAAATAGCAGTCGCGGCAAGTAACTCTACTGTTTTTAGGGGCTTTAAGGCGGTTGTTTTCGGTTATAGAGTGAAGAATGGTGTTTCTTGGGTTAAAATCACGCTAAATACTCGCTGTCGATGGTTAGTCGGCAAGCAGACAGCAACAAACTGAGAATTATCATGGCAAGAACAGCAGCAGCGCTTCATATTCTGGTGAAGCATAAAGAACTAGCAGAAGACATCATGACGCAGCTTAAAAAGGGCGCTAAATTTCAAACGCTAGCGAAGAAACATTCAACCTGTCCATCTGGTAAAAAGGGCGGCGACCTAGGCGAGTTCAAGAAAGGTCAAATGGTGCCTCAGTTTGATAAGGTTTGTTTCTCTGGCGAGACGCTTGTACCACATCTTGTAAAAACTAAATTCGGTTGGCACGTCGTTAAGGTTCTTTACAGAACCTAGTGTAAGATATGTGTTAGATGGAATAAAAGGAGCGTAGATACGCTCCTTTTTTGTGACTTTTTGGTGCATTTAAAAGCACAATGGCTGAGTGTTCATCCCAGACGTTATGCGATAATTGGTGCTACGCCCTCAACTATCCACCGTGAGTAATTGGTAGGAGGAGGAGGGTTTTTAATGAGTAACTCATATAATAAATGCCATTCTTGAGGAAATTTATGCAGCTTTGCCTTTTAGCCTTTGCCTTTTCTAAAAAGCTGTAAACGAGTTTGGTAGGAGAACAACATGGAGAGTTCAGCTATGTTAAGCAACCCAGCGACAGATGTCATATTGCATGCCTTTGACTGGTGCTACGCTGACGTAATGAAGAACGCCCCACTGATCCAAGAGTTGGGTTATAAATCTGTTTTAGTTTCACCGGCAATGAAATCGTTACGTGGCCCTAAAGGCTGCGACCGAGATTCTGGTACTCAATGGTGGCAACGCTATCAGCCACAAGACTATCGTGTGATCGATAATCAGTTGGGTGACACACAAGATTTTAAAGCGATGGTCGACACGTTAAAGCAACATGGGCTTCGTACCTATGTGGATGTGGTGTTCAATCACATGGCAAACGAGTCTGGCATTCGCAGTGAATTAACATATCCGAACCTTCAAGATATGGCGTCTTACCAAAAAGACGCTGACTACTACGAATCGATCCGTTTATTTGGTGATCTTTCTAAGCCTTTATTTGATGAAAACGACTTTGTGGAAGCGTTTGGTATCAAAAACTGGAAAGACACTTGGGAAGTGCAGAACGGCCGTATTACTGGCGGAGCCAGCGATCCTGGTTTACCAACGCTGTTAGACAACGACAATGTGGTTGCACAGCAGCGAGCGTACCTAAAAGCCCTGAAAGCGATTGGTGTGAAAGGTTTCCGCATTGATGCTGCAAAACACATGACACTGTCACACCTGCGCAAGGTGTGGACTGATGATATCTGTGAAGAAATGCACATCTTTGGCGAGATCATTACCGATGGCGGTGCGACAGAAGAAGAGTATGAGCTGTTCCTTGAGCCATACCTGAAACACACGCGTTTAGGTGCGTACGATTTCCCTCTGTTCAATACTATCTTTAAAGCCTTTGAAGAGCAGGGCAGTTTTAAGTCTCTGATCAACCCTTACTGTTTTGGTCAGGCTCTATCGAATATGAGAGCCATCACCTTTGCCGTGACCCATGACATTCCAAACAACGAGGTGTTTTTGGAGCATGTGATGGATGAAGTGGATGAGCGATTGGCTCATGCCTTCATTCTTGGTCGAGATGGTGGTGTGCCACTGGTTTACAGTGAATTAAGCACGAGCGGCATTTTGGATCAGAATGGTCAGCCTCGTTGGCTTAACGACTGGCAAGCGCCTTACATGAAAAGCATGATTCAATTCCATAATCATGTTCATGGCGAAGCGATGCGTGTAGTTGAAGCAAATGATGATTTGCTGGTATTTGTCCGCGGTGACAAAGGCATTGTGGTGATTAACAAGTCGAAACGCAGCAAAACCGCCTCATTAAATTGGACAGGTGCGGTAACCGATTTGCTGTCGGGTGATGTGTTTGAATGTGTGGGTAAGGATTTAACCATTAAGGTGGAATCGAACCAATGCATGATGTTAACGACGAATGAATTGAAGCCAGTCACGAGTTAACTCGGATAGACTAGAAAGAGAAGCCCCGCTTACTGGCAATCAGTAAGCGGGGCTTTTTATTTTAAGCTATTGCTCGGTAGCTAA contains:
- a CDS encoding chemotaxis protein; its protein translation is MAKPISKASQSQGMLMFKLSLTQSFAIGTLKVREIVPFQPMTQIPYSHHHVIGTVTIRDLTVPVIDMSAAIGFRPITPSEYNDCVLIVTDCLRTVVAFLVRSIDKIIECDWKSIESPPASVGRNVFVTGITRFEDRIVQMLDVELLLSKIYPDYENAHIPMLTDVERERLKALNILLVDDSLIARKQLSDALDSINIPYSICNNGLDAIDLMRRQASVGKAIDLLVSDIEMPGLDGYELAFEVQNDSALSHAYCILHTSLSSEICVDRANQVGAHEALEKFNAGELIEAMLRGAKVLNDASTAA
- a CDS encoding alpha-amylase family glycosyl hydrolase, with the protein product MESSAMLSNPATDVILHAFDWCYADVMKNAPLIQELGYKSVLVSPAMKSLRGPKGCDRDSGTQWWQRYQPQDYRVIDNQLGDTQDFKAMVDTLKQHGLRTYVDVVFNHMANESGIRSELTYPNLQDMASYQKDADYYESIRLFGDLSKPLFDENDFVEAFGIKNWKDTWEVQNGRITGGASDPGLPTLLDNDNVVAQQRAYLKALKAIGVKGFRIDAAKHMTLSHLRKVWTDDICEEMHIFGEIITDGGATEEEYELFLEPYLKHTRLGAYDFPLFNTIFKAFEEQGSFKSLINPYCFGQALSNMRAITFAVTHDIPNNEVFLEHVMDEVDERLAHAFILGRDGGVPLVYSELSTSGILDQNGQPRWLNDWQAPYMKSMIQFHNHVHGEAMRVVEANDDLLVFVRGDKGIVVINKSKRSKTASLNWTGAVTDLLSGDVFECVGKDLTIKVESNQCMMLTTNELKPVTS
- a CDS encoding ATP:cob(I)alamin adenosyltransferase codes for the protein MKPVSRDWDEFCYPFIYEDSPICDFEILSDELCCRVGLVLSLELEPQVREILQRLQPNIYHLNGSVRGKLAITESELVELKQDYHRIREQLEGGFKGFVLPGGNRVSSELHLCRCQAKKVVRALVSIEHYESKKSPDPILFKYANLVANTLYALASFTNHVNEVEEVEFVSKSYSMPKSSMPKEKG
- a CDS encoding MotA/TolQ/ExbB proton channel family protein, giving the protein MQQISYLQDQLGLMTWPLLICSALTAMIIAERVFQVMLSIGVGKRAIRRELNQISPTNSKEIEALAQSISGKRPLLYKGVSMLLAHHSFSKGLREDAAGIWLQEKRHQLHAGLRLLGLIGVISPLIGLLGTVLGLIEMFKGVAATTGSITPNDLADGLGLAMRTTAAGLMIALPAISGAQLLGLWADRVLAQLEHTLNYVNVWLEGMSIQTNQSDDTQGKPVNKTSIGDVSQA
- a CDS encoding energy transducer TonB, producing MNVPRYVIAGGASLVIHAALLFVAQESKVFAMPAGSQSNTVSINFTPKSAPSQAQQKTVTEPVEPKPIEEVVSQAEPKPVEPKAVEPKQAKPTPKKKAITNKPQPKKVEKKVVEKKVEKKLVQKKPVTEKKVVKKERPEPATQPEKLADKKVDKNMDESANQPQEVNQGVSNQEPVLVTKPSFSARPTPPNYPRQARRRGVEGVATYEIWLDAEGKQIKQALVNSSGALMLDNAALDAIKQWKFSPHTVNGRAIAHRVQIPVRFRLD
- a CDS encoding ExbD/TolR family protein, producing MIKTPHSSHSQSLAPDLTPLLDIIFIVMVFLLLTASVKLESLEIELPSSDVKNVSEVHKDSISVNILDHEPYWAINGQEYIDWENFKIALLEETGSTDKKPIIIGADKAANVENLVKLLSFLQENGIPATQLLTDDG
- the hutZ gene encoding heme utilization protein HutZ; its protein translation is MEQQVKQERLQGRLGPEIKEFRQERRTIQLATVDEEGRPNVSYAPFVQNQEGYFVLISDIARHARNLKANPQVSLMMIEDEESSKQLYARKRLTFDAQASVVERETELWTQVIGQMQERFGEIIDGLSQLQDFSLFNLKAENGLFVKGFGQAYQVSGDDLVDFVHLQEGHKKVSNE
- the ppiC gene encoding peptidylprolyl isomerase PpiC; this translates as MARTAAALHILVKHKELAEDIMTQLKKGAKFQTLAKKHSTCPSGKKGGDLGEFKKGQMVPQFDKVCFSGETLVPHLVKTKFGWHVVKVLYRT
- the hutW gene encoding heme anaerobic degradation radical SAM methyltransferase ChuW/HutW; its protein translation is MNLNIYKFDESILGVSSPDPLRFAFAKKHSAHAGGSSIPVDPSKKLELFDELMLSEGKKQDKRCLYIHIPFCRVRCTFCNFFQNAASRKLVDEYFDALMVELKQKAKTPWAQSGLFHAVYIGGGTPTDLSPQQVEQLGKAIRQYFPLANDVEMTLEGRINRFGDEMFDRALEGGFNRFSFGIQSFNTQVRRSAKRLDDREVVLERISALSRTEQAPIVLDLLYGLPYQSMEVFQQDLEDYMSTGAHGIDLYQLIVGGNAPMLNLVEKGKIPPPANTPDKASMYLAGVEFMAKHKVKQLSVNHWTRDNRERSIYNSLAKTYADVLPIGCGAGGNIGGHGVMQHRTLDSYMESIKQGQLPIAMMTKQSSLEPIFSTLKAGFDSGVVRRSTLPTFMGQDTFDYLKPLFSHWEKNGLVELSEDYLSLTIAGSFWAVSLAQSVIQVLNAEYQAMHPAPKASGSGVHPHASLKHA
- the hutX gene encoding heme utilization cystosolic carrier protein HutX, with the protein product MTDTTLEMTETLEQCVARILEEEPKLLPTAIAEKLGVSEVEVVAAFPNDMAVMLDGSRAQEILEGLVGWGPVTTIVHSFGSIFEVKAPFPKGKVARGYYNLMGKEGELHGHLKLDNVKQIGLVSKAFMGRESHYFGFFSETGENIFKIYLGRNEKRELIADQVERFKALKAQA